A stretch of Paenibacillus peoriae DNA encodes these proteins:
- a CDS encoding YajQ family cyclic di-GMP-binding protein, with amino-acid sequence MASENSFDIVSKMDMQELTNAVHQTEREIETRFDFKDSKSSLKLEKEALTIASEDEYKLNAVIDILQSKMAKRGLSLKNVEYGKLEPASLGSVRQRLSLKQGIDQDNAKKINILIRDSKLKVKSQIQGDQIRVTGKNRDDLQAIIQLLRKADLPLELQFTNMK; translated from the coding sequence ATGGCTTCAGAAAATTCATTTGATATCGTCTCCAAAATGGATATGCAGGAGTTAACAAATGCGGTTCATCAGACGGAGCGTGAAATTGAAACACGATTTGATTTCAAGGATAGCAAAAGTAGCCTCAAGCTTGAGAAAGAAGCTCTTACGATTGCATCGGAAGACGAATACAAGCTGAATGCGGTGATTGATATTTTGCAGTCTAAAATGGCTAAACGAGGTCTGTCCCTCAAAAATGTGGAGTATGGCAAATTGGAACCCGCTTCTCTAGGTTCAGTGCGTCAGCGTCTTTCGCTGAAGCAGGGAATTGATCAGGATAATGCCAAGAAAATTAACATTCTTATTCGGGACTCCAAGCTAAAAGTTAAAAGTCAGATTCAAGGTGATCAAATCCGGGTGACCGGGAAAAACAGGGATGATTTACAGGCGATCATTCAATTGCTACGTAAAGCTGATTTGCCATTGGAGCTTCAATTTACAAACATGAAATAA
- the yfmH gene encoding EF-P 5-aminopentanol modification-associated protein YfmH has translation MEHIPYEHLQETLYYEVMDNGLHVYVLPKPGFQKTYATFATKYGSVDNHFRVEGQQPVKVPDGIAHFLEHKMFEEPEGDIFATFSSNGASANAFTSFDQTVYLFSATERIQENLTTLVNFVQHPYFTDENVEKEKGIIGQEINMYEDNPDWRSYFGLIEALYKVHPVHIDIAGTIQSISTITKETLYSCYEAFYHPSNMILFVVGGVDPAEVIELVRNNQAKKDYKAQGEIERIFDDEPTTVAEPRREVKLAVSLPKLLFGFKEAEVGLTGEELLRHDLETKLMLDLLFGSSTQLYQKLYDEDLISDSFGHEYNSTQQYAFSAIGGDTKDPDRLLARIREEVESIQKQGFAAEHFERARKKKIGGYLRTLNSPENIAHEFTRHRFRGSDFFQLLPVYESITLEDVNRRLKDHIQWDQLAISLVVSP, from the coding sequence GTGGAGCATATACCTTATGAGCATTTGCAGGAAACGCTGTACTATGAAGTAATGGATAACGGCTTACACGTTTATGTGTTGCCCAAACCGGGTTTTCAGAAGACGTACGCCACATTTGCGACTAAATACGGCTCGGTTGATAATCATTTCCGCGTAGAAGGTCAACAGCCCGTAAAGGTGCCGGATGGCATAGCCCATTTTTTGGAGCATAAAATGTTTGAAGAGCCTGAAGGAGATATTTTTGCTACCTTTTCCTCTAATGGTGCATCGGCGAACGCATTTACGAGCTTTGATCAAACCGTATATCTGTTTTCGGCAACTGAGCGTATTCAAGAAAATTTGACCACGCTGGTCAATTTTGTTCAACATCCTTACTTTACAGATGAAAATGTAGAGAAGGAAAAAGGCATTATTGGCCAGGAAATCAATATGTATGAAGATAACCCCGATTGGCGGAGTTACTTTGGTCTGATCGAGGCGTTGTACAAGGTCCATCCGGTGCATATTGATATCGCAGGTACGATTCAATCCATCAGTACGATTACAAAGGAAACGCTGTACAGTTGCTATGAAGCTTTCTACCACCCAAGCAATATGATTCTTTTTGTAGTGGGAGGAGTGGATCCAGCTGAAGTAATAGAGCTGGTACGTAACAATCAGGCCAAAAAGGACTATAAGGCGCAGGGAGAGATTGAGCGGATTTTCGACGATGAACCCACTACAGTTGCAGAACCACGTCGTGAGGTGAAGCTGGCCGTTTCTCTGCCAAAGCTACTGTTTGGATTCAAGGAGGCAGAAGTAGGTTTAACGGGTGAAGAATTGCTTCGTCATGATCTGGAAACCAAGCTGATGCTTGATCTCCTATTTGGTTCCAGTACACAACTGTATCAAAAGCTCTACGATGAGGATCTGATTTCGGACAGTTTTGGCCATGAGTACAATAGTACGCAGCAATATGCATTTTCCGCAATCGGTGGAGATACCAAAGACCCGGATCGGCTGTTGGCGAGAATACGTGAAGAGGTGGAGTCCATCCAGAAGCAGGGCTTCGCAGCAGAACATTTTGAACGGGCACGCAAAAAGAAAATCGGTGGTTATCTGCGTACACTCAATTCACCAGAAAATATTGCGCATGAATTTACAAGACATCGCTTCCGGGGCAGTGATTTTTTCCAACTGCTTCCGGTTTATGAAAGTATTACGCTTGAGGATGTAAATCGCCGTCTGAAAGATCATATCCAGTGGGATCAACTCGCAATATCACTAGTGGTGAGTCCGTAA
- a CDS encoding DUF3388 domain-containing protein — translation MTEETKQWYMEYKIHKNRPGLLGDIASMLGILGVNILTINGVEGERRGMLLETDDDEKIRILGDTLKKASNITVTALRAPRLVDILAVRHGRYIDRDSDDRKTFRFTRDELGLLVDFLGEVLKRDGNQVIGLRGMPRVGKTESIIASSVCAMKRWTFVSSTLLRQTVRSQLSEEEMNPNNVFIIDGIVSTIRSNERHYHLLQEIMSMPSTKVIEHPDVFVRESGYSFDDFNIIIELRNNPAEEIIYDTFTASYTEDL, via the coding sequence GTGACGGAAGAAACGAAACAGTGGTACATGGAGTACAAGATACATAAAAATCGACCCGGACTGCTGGGAGACATTGCTTCCATGCTTGGTATTCTGGGGGTTAATATACTGACGATCAACGGTGTTGAAGGTGAAAGACGGGGAATGTTGCTTGAAACAGACGATGATGAGAAGATACGTATTCTCGGAGACACGTTAAAAAAAGCGAGCAACATTACAGTCACGGCCTTACGTGCTCCGAGACTGGTTGATATATTGGCAGTAAGACATGGCCGTTACATCGATCGGGATTCGGATGATCGTAAAACATTTCGCTTTACACGCGATGAGCTTGGGTTGCTGGTCGATTTTTTGGGTGAAGTATTAAAGAGGGACGGCAATCAGGTGATCGGTCTTCGCGGGATGCCACGTGTGGGCAAAACGGAATCCATTATTGCCAGTAGTGTATGCGCAATGAAGCGTTGGACTTTTGTATCTTCGACGCTACTAAGACAGACGGTACGCAGTCAGCTCTCTGAAGAAGAAATGAACCCAAACAATGTGTTTATTATTGATGGTATTGTGAGTACAATTCGGTCAAATGAAAGACATTATCACCTGCTTCAGGAAATTATGAGCATGCCAAGTACTAAAGTGATTGAGCATCCTGATGTATTTGTACGTGAGTCGGGATACAGCTTTGACGATTTCAATATCATTATTGAACTTCGCAATAATCCGGCTGAGGAAATTATTTATGATACCTTTACAGCCAGTTATACAGAAGATCTTTAA
- the pgsA gene encoding CDP-diacylglycerol--glycerol-3-phosphate 3-phosphatidyltransferase, which translates to MNLPNRITITRICLIPVMMLALLVDFDFYPPPIEIGAFKLPYNQLIAAIIFLVAASTDGLDGYLARKNNMVTNLGKLLDPLADKLLVTAILVSLVEMGKIDSWIVVVIVSREFAVTGLRQIALLDGSVVAASNWGKLKTIIQIVAIVALLINNFPFVFLGIPFDLIAIWAAVLITIYSGIDYFVKNIHLLSSSKV; encoded by the coding sequence GTGAATTTACCCAACAGAATTACAATAACGCGGATTTGCCTTATCCCGGTGATGATGCTGGCTTTGCTGGTGGACTTTGATTTTTATCCGCCACCGATTGAGATCGGAGCTTTCAAGCTGCCGTATAATCAGCTGATTGCGGCTATCATTTTCCTTGTAGCAGCCAGCACGGACGGTCTTGACGGGTATTTGGCACGTAAAAATAATATGGTCACCAATTTGGGCAAGCTGTTGGACCCCCTTGCTGATAAGCTTTTGGTAACCGCCATTTTGGTTTCCTTGGTAGAAATGGGGAAAATTGATTCGTGGATTGTTGTTGTGATTGTTAGCCGTGAGTTTGCGGTTACGGGGCTGCGTCAGATTGCCTTGCTGGATGGGTCTGTGGTTGCTGCAAGCAATTGGGGCAAATTAAAGACGATCATTCAGATTGTTGCTATAGTAGCGCTGCTCATTAATAATTTCCCGTTTGTTTTTCTTGGTATACCGTTTGATTTAATAGCGATATGGGCAGCGGTGTTGATCACCATTTATTCGGGTATTGATTATTTCGTGAAAAATATCCATTTGCTGAGCTCCTCCAAGGTTTAA
- a CDS encoding RodZ domain-containing protein: MSELGQQLKEARLQKGLSLDDVQEMTKIRKRYLEAIETGDYKVLPGSFYVRAFIKTYAETVGLNPDEILEGHQSNVPEPEPEAVMEPVTQKRSSRPATIGNLKWLPTALMWLFLVLIVGVIYAYWVSNNHSTPKTAENTTPITTPSTTPSTTPSTTPSTTPNTSTPDTTTTQPNNGQTTAPNGAGGQTPGAGQTGQTQPNGTGNTDATTPNTGQQPDTTTPQQGVTVAQDGKQGKTTIFKVSSATGATAKVDIKATGESWLEVYKGENSRGEKLSYGMTKSGDAMSFDIGPEGLYIKSGRSSATDISVAGQPITDNKSTTRVLIQQGEASSTGTSAGVTGLPADSTTGSSTDSAQSGTDSTTTNGE; encoded by the coding sequence ATGTCAGAACTGGGTCAGCAATTAAAGGAGGCCCGGCTGCAAAAAGGATTGAGCCTTGACGATGTTCAGGAAATGACGAAGATACGCAAACGTTATCTGGAAGCCATTGAGACGGGCGATTACAAAGTGCTGCCGGGAAGCTTTTATGTCAGAGCTTTTATTAAAACATATGCTGAAACGGTCGGGTTGAATCCTGATGAGATTCTGGAAGGGCATCAAAGCAATGTGCCTGAACCTGAACCGGAAGCAGTCATGGAGCCTGTTACACAGAAACGCTCCAGCCGTCCCGCCACGATTGGTAATCTTAAATGGTTGCCTACAGCGTTAATGTGGCTTTTTCTAGTTCTCATTGTTGGGGTTATTTATGCTTATTGGGTGAGCAACAACCATTCAACTCCAAAAACAGCAGAAAACACAACACCGATTACTACACCAAGTACAACACCAAGTACAACACCGAGTACAACACCGAGTACAACACCAAACACGTCTACTCCTGATACCACTACGACACAGCCGAACAATGGTCAAACGACGGCTCCAAATGGTGCTGGTGGGCAGACTCCTGGTGCGGGGCAAACCGGGCAAACTCAGCCAAATGGTACGGGGAATACGGATGCTACTACTCCAAATACTGGACAACAGCCGGATACGACTACTCCACAACAAGGTGTAACTGTGGCACAGGACGGCAAGCAAGGCAAGACGACGATTTTTAAAGTTTCCAGTGCAACGGGAGCCACAGCCAAGGTTGATATTAAAGCTACGGGTGAAAGCTGGCTTGAAGTGTACAAGGGAGAAAATTCCCGTGGAGAAAAGCTGAGTTATGGTATGACTAAAAGTGGAGATGCCATGTCTTTCGATATTGGTCCAGAAGGTTTATATATCAAATCAGGGCGGTCTTCTGCCACAGATATTTCCGTAGCAGGTCAACCGATAACAGATAATAAATCGACTACTCGTGTACTGATACAGCAAGGAGAAGCCTCTTCGACCGGAACGAGTGCAGGGGTGACGGGTTTACCTGCAGATTCTACGACAGGTAGCAGTACGGATTCAGCACAAAGTGGTACAGATTCTACAACTACTAATGGTGAATAA
- a CDS encoding DUF3243 domain-containing protein, giving the protein MSTVVQNFDVWKKFLGQRVEQAEKLGISQDTISELAYEIGDFLDEKVDPANHSNRALKELWGVADEDERHTIARLMVKLAKSNA; this is encoded by the coding sequence ATGTCAACAGTTGTTCAGAATTTTGATGTTTGGAAAAAGTTCCTCGGTCAGCGTGTAGAGCAAGCGGAGAAGCTGGGAATCAGCCAAGATACCATTTCAGAGCTTGCTTATGAAATCGGTGATTTTCTGGATGAGAAGGTCGATCCAGCCAACCACTCCAACCGCGCATTGAAAGAACTGTGGGGAGTTGCCGATGAGGACGAGCGTCACACCATCGCCCGGCTAATGGTTAAATTGGCCAAGAGCAACGCATAA
- the sleB gene encoding spore cortex-lytic enzyme, whose product MKKTMVWICTGILAASAITYTGLFKNDSAQQQAESLSTQQKVQAAQPSEPTFSSGAVDFGSYGQDVYELQSRLKLLGFFGGKVDSHFGSSTLKAVKGFQKEFGIRPDGVVGAKTKLKLVNATPNWKPTETPMHRNNQGSAQGQTAGNNDKADQNDETMGSANTMGLSANDLKILANAVYGESRGEPFEGQVAVAAVILNRVKSPSFPNTPSGVVFQPGAFTAVADGQIWLTPNETAQKAVRQALNGWDPSGGCLYYFNPKTATSKWIWTRPQVKTIGEHIFCM is encoded by the coding sequence ATGAAAAAGACAATGGTCTGGATTTGCACGGGTATCCTCGCAGCCTCGGCTATTACGTACACAGGACTTTTTAAAAATGACTCTGCACAGCAGCAAGCAGAGTCGCTCAGCACACAGCAGAAAGTACAAGCGGCGCAACCATCCGAGCCGACATTCAGCTCGGGAGCGGTTGATTTTGGATCTTACGGTCAGGATGTATATGAGTTGCAATCACGTTTGAAGTTGCTGGGCTTTTTTGGCGGGAAAGTGGACAGCCATTTTGGCAGCAGTACACTAAAAGCTGTTAAAGGTTTTCAAAAGGAATTTGGTATCCGTCCCGATGGAGTGGTCGGAGCAAAGACGAAATTAAAGCTGGTGAATGCTACCCCTAACTGGAAGCCAACGGAAACTCCTATGCATCGTAACAATCAAGGTTCCGCTCAGGGACAGACAGCGGGCAATAATGATAAAGCGGATCAAAATGATGAAACAATGGGTTCGGCCAACACCATGGGACTATCTGCAAACGATCTTAAGATTTTGGCTAATGCGGTCTACGGTGAATCCCGTGGCGAGCCCTTTGAAGGGCAGGTTGCCGTGGCGGCGGTTATTTTGAACAGGGTTAAATCACCTAGTTTTCCAAATACACCATCTGGGGTGGTTTTCCAGCCGGGGGCCTTTACAGCTGTAGCAGACGGACAAATCTGGCTTACGCCGAATGAAACTGCACAGAAGGCAGTACGACAGGCGCTGAACGGCTGGGACCCAAGCGGAGGATGTCTCTATTATTTTAATCCAAAAACAGCCACCTCCAAATGGATTTGGACCCGTCCGCAGGTGAAAACCATCGGGGAACATATTTTTTGCATGTAA
- the ymfI gene encoding elongation factor P 5-aminopentanone reductase translates to MTTEGGELKAIGDTTVLITGASGGIGAAIAERFAAVGMNVVIHYMKSHEKANEVARRCMAYSGKVMTVSADLRSKEQIERMREKLDNHGMKPDILVNNAGLSHYGLLTDVSEEEWDEVMAVNVKGTFLCTQVFMPHMISQRYGRIVNVSSVWGICGASCEVLYSTTKGGINAFTKALAQEVAPSGVTVNAVAPGAVNTSMLDHLDEGEITSLEEEIPAGRLARPDEISSLVYFLALPESGYINGQVISPNGGWVT, encoded by the coding sequence ATGACCACTGAGGGCGGAGAATTAAAAGCGATTGGCGATACAACTGTGCTGATTACAGGAGCGAGTGGCGGAATTGGTGCGGCTATTGCTGAGCGTTTTGCAGCTGTAGGGATGAATGTGGTCATTCACTACATGAAGTCCCATGAAAAAGCAAATGAAGTTGCCCGTCGTTGCATGGCTTATTCGGGCAAGGTTATGACCGTGTCAGCGGATCTGCGGAGCAAGGAGCAGATCGAACGCATGCGGGAAAAGCTGGATAATCACGGGATGAAGCCGGATATTCTTGTGAACAACGCCGGATTATCTCATTATGGGCTGTTGACAGATGTTTCGGAAGAGGAATGGGACGAAGTGATGGCAGTCAATGTTAAGGGAACCTTTCTGTGTACGCAGGTTTTTATGCCACATATGATTTCCCAACGCTATGGCCGCATTGTGAATGTTTCCTCCGTGTGGGGGATATGTGGCGCTTCGTGCGAGGTGTTGTATTCCACCACGAAGGGAGGCATTAACGCTTTCACTAAAGCGCTGGCTCAAGAAGTAGCACCTTCCGGGGTGACAGTGAATGCAGTAGCTCCAGGTGCAGTGAATACGTCGATGCTGGATCATTTAGATGAAGGCGAAATTACCAGTTTGGAAGAAGAAATTCCTGCCGGACGATTGGCTCGACCTGATGAGATATCATCCCTGGTTTATTTTCTTGCGCTTCCTGAGTCAGGTTATATTAATGGCCAGGTCATAAGTCCTAACGGAGGATGGGTGACTTAA
- the yfmF gene encoding EF-P 5-aminopentanol modification-associated protein YfmF, with protein MNKTGFERGTRRQLRIHVLPTKRFKTFAISLYVGTPLREETVTRVGLVPFVLRRGTESYPQTTQFREQLEQLYGAGFGFDVYKRGDYQIVQFRMDTINDSFVNSPDSLLDRSFAFLGEVLTKPALENDAFQTGYVQQERENVRKKLESIVNDKIRYAGERCMEEMCKDEPYRLHPLGQRSDLDSIDAQSLYEAYGEWLNHASMDLYVVGDTTLEEVEKFVDRYFQLNRSAEAGYVPEQPKSVERDVQTVVERLDVNQGKLNMGLRTPITYGDDRYASALMYNGILGGYPHSKLFVNVREKESLAYYASSRYDGHKGIGTIQSGIEIPNYEKAVTIIRKQLEDTQNGAITELEMTQTQAMIRNLLKEMQDSAFEMIAYDFNRQLSGKERTVDELLSQVEAVKVQDVQDAARTFRLDTIYFLRDQKGE; from the coding sequence TTGAACAAAACAGGTTTCGAGCGTGGCACACGCAGACAACTGAGGATTCATGTACTGCCAACCAAGCGCTTTAAGACGTTTGCTATATCATTGTATGTAGGCACTCCGCTACGGGAGGAAACCGTAACTCGAGTGGGGCTGGTACCTTTCGTTCTGCGCCGGGGTACAGAATCGTATCCGCAGACTACACAATTCAGAGAACAGTTAGAGCAATTGTATGGCGCAGGTTTCGGATTCGATGTGTATAAACGTGGAGATTATCAGATCGTGCAATTTCGCATGGATACGATTAATGACAGCTTTGTAAACAGTCCGGATAGTTTGCTGGATCGTTCGTTTGCTTTCCTTGGAGAAGTGCTGACGAAGCCTGCATTGGAAAATGATGCATTTCAAACTGGATACGTTCAGCAGGAACGAGAAAATGTGCGCAAGAAGCTGGAATCTATAGTTAACGATAAAATACGTTATGCTGGTGAGCGCTGCATGGAGGAAATGTGCAAAGATGAGCCTTATCGTCTGCACCCTCTTGGTCAACGATCTGATCTGGACAGTATAGATGCACAGAGCTTGTATGAGGCTTATGGAGAATGGCTGAATCATGCCAGCATGGATTTATACGTTGTGGGAGATACGACGCTAGAAGAAGTTGAGAAGTTTGTTGATCGCTATTTTCAATTGAACCGTTCAGCGGAAGCAGGGTATGTTCCGGAACAGCCCAAGTCGGTAGAGCGTGATGTTCAAACTGTTGTAGAGCGTCTTGATGTGAACCAGGGCAAGCTCAACATGGGATTGCGGACCCCTATTACGTATGGTGACGATCGCTATGCATCCGCTCTGATGTACAATGGCATTCTGGGCGGGTATCCGCATTCAAAGCTGTTCGTTAATGTAAGGGAAAAGGAAAGTTTGGCGTATTACGCTTCATCGCGATATGACGGGCATAAAGGGATTGGTACGATTCAATCTGGTATTGAAATTCCTAATTATGAAAAAGCGGTTACTATTATCCGCAAGCAACTGGAAGATACGCAAAACGGAGCGATTACTGAGCTGGAAATGACCCAAACGCAGGCGATGATTCGCAACTTGCTGAAGGAGATGCAGGATTCCGCTTTTGAGATGATCGCCTATGATTTTAACAGACAGCTTTCCGGTAAAGAGCGGACGGTAGATGAGCTGCTGAGTCAGGTGGAGGCAGTCAAGGTGCAGGATGTTCAGGATGCCGCCCGGACGTTCCGACTGGACACTATTTATTTCTTGAGAGACCAGAAAGGGGAATAA